From Xiphophorus hellerii strain 12219 chromosome 20, Xiphophorus_hellerii-4.1, whole genome shotgun sequence, the proteins below share one genomic window:
- the amigo3 gene encoding amphoterin-induced protein 3, with amino-acid sequence MLAAVLQGAQWPVVVLMVCVRLSAVRGATCPSRCLCTADILSCPALDLDRVPAALPASTATMDLSHNRIQQLEPGGFQGLLQLEVLRLAHNQLSAIQPGAFRNSSGRLRHLDLSSNQLLVLKQSDFQELAALEELLLFNNRIKHVESTALSGLTGLRKAYLSHNRLTDFPFFSIQTGGHRQLTLLDLSSNRLPKLPLMDISGLPLTLQGGLYLHNNSLVCDCAMFSLFRLWEQKGFASVRFFRQEHVCLVAGVQRSGIRFFLHRRYFERCNVTAAPQQEASVSVRAGAPLLLHCVTSLSGRGAAFFWLTPQLEYVAPPGNNGSIRMFANGSLAMAAPQEQDSGIYVCVAQARRLNDSREVNVTVLPRPASDAAEPFNTGFTTLLGCVVSLLLVLVYLYLTPCRCPPWPKPRPLAATAQSQGKEGGAGSAQSSILTPTPPASTEGPGRKVSSNKHVVFLEPIREQQNGRLGAEPQQRARETDSYISISPDTPIMLP; translated from the coding sequence ATGCTGGCCGCcgtcctgcagggggcgcagTGGCCAGTGGTGGTTCTGATGGTGTGTGTGCGGCTGAGTGCGGTTCGGGGCGCCACCTGCCCGTCCCGTTGCCTCTGCACGGCGGACATCCTGAGCTGCCCGGCACTGGATCTGGACCGGGTCCCCGCAGCGCTGCCGGCCTCCACCGCCACCATGGACCTGAGCCACAACCGGATCCAGCAGCTGGAGCCGGGCGGCTTCCAGgggctgctgcagctggaggtgCTGCGGTTGGCCCACAACCAGCTGAGCGCCATCCAGCCAGGCGCCTTCAGGAACTCCTCTGGACGCCTGAGACACCTGGACCTGTCGTCCAATCAGCTGCTGGTCCTGAAGCAGAGCGACTTCCAGGAGCTGGCAgcgctggaggagctgctgctgttcaacAACCGGATCAAGCACGTGGAGAGCACCGCCCTGTCCGGACTGACCGGCCTCCGGAAGGCCTACCTCAGCCACAACCGCCTCACCGACTTCCCCTTCTTCAGCATCCAGACAGGCGGCCACAGGCAGCTGACCCTGCTGGACCTGTCCTCCAACCGGCTGCCCAAGCTGCCGCTGATGGACATCTCCGGTCTGCCGCTGACCCTGCAGGGGGGGCTCTATCTGCACAACAACTCGCTGGTGTGTGACTGCGCCATGTTCTCCCTGTTCCGGCTGTGGGAGCAGAAAGGCTTCGCGTCGGTCCGGTTCTTCCGGCAGGAGCACGTCTGCCTGGTTGCTGGAGTCCAGCGCAGCGGCATCCGCTTTTTCCTGCACCGGAGATACTTCGAGCGCTGCAACGTGACGGCGGCGCCACAGCAGGAAGCCAGTGTGTCGGTGAGGGCGGGGGcgccgctgctgctgcactGCGTCACATCTTTGTCCGGCCGCGGCGCCGCCTTTTTCTGGCTCACGCCGCAGCTGGAGTACGTGGCTCCGCCTGGGAACAACGGCTCCATCAGGATGTTCGCTAACGGCAGCTTGGCGATGGCGGCGCCCCAAGAGCAGGACTCTGGGATCTATGTGTGCGTGGCCCAGGCGAGGCGGCTGAACGATTCCCGGGAGGTCAACGTGACGGTGCTGCCGCGGCCGGCCTCTGATGCCGCTGAGCCCTTCAACACGGGCTTCACCACCCTGCTGGGCTGCGTGGTCAGCCTGCTGCTGGTCCTGGTCTACCTGTACCTGACGCCCTGCCGCTGCCCGCCCTGGcccaagccccgccccctggcGGCCACCGCCCAGAGCCAGGGCAAGGAGGGCGGAGCGGGCAGCGCCCAGTCCTCCATCCTCACGCCGACGCCGCCGGCGTCCACCGAGGGCCCCGGCCGCAAGGTCAGTAGCAACAAGCATGTTGTGTTTCtggagccaatcagagagcagcagaaCGGCCGGctgggggcggagcctcagcaGCGCGCCAGGGAGACGGACTCTTACATTTCCATCTCCCCCGACACGCCCATCATGTTGCCATAG